Proteins co-encoded in one Amaranthus tricolor cultivar Red isolate AtriRed21 chromosome 7, ASM2621246v1, whole genome shotgun sequence genomic window:
- the LOC130818781 gene encoding RNA polymerase sigma factor sigA-like, giving the protein MTAAAVVGLSAGKRILRSSFYYSDFAEKLTSIAEHRHIIPTKTLIVAKKIASHNHRGIDAASIIPPTSEQWIPISSPLEEKTLDPETPLEALLLLQKSMLEKQLELSFERTSFTDLPKEKLHITSSGIPARVRRIKARKRTQGKMLSTEESEGKKSSLSTVSPELLQNRLIGYVRGLTNNELLTHAQVVNLSRKIKAGISLEEHKSRLKEKLGCEPSDVQLANSLRMDRSELTSKLIECSLAREKLAMSNVRLVMSIAQRYQNMGADMADLVQGGLIGLLRGIEKFDSSKGFKISTYVYWWIRQGVSRALVENSRTLRLPTHLHERLSLIRNAKHKLEEKRITPSIDRIAEFLNMSHKKVKNATDAARFVSSLDRVAFPSLNGLPGEAFHSYIADDCIENKPWHGVDEWALKHEVSDLIDTTLKEREREIIRLYYGLHDESLTWEEISKRFGLSRERVRQVGLVALEKLKLTARKRRMDALLVKH; this is encoded by the exons ATGACTGCGGCTGCTGTTGTTGGGCTTAGTGCTGGGAAAAGGATTTTGAGATCGTCTTTCTATTATTCTGATTTTGCCGAAAAACTTACTTCTATCGCTGAACACCGCCATATTATTCCTACAAAAACCTTAATCGTCGCAAAGAAAATAGCTAGTCATAATCACAGAGGAATTGATGCTGCTTCTATCATTCCTCCAACTTCTGAACAATGGATTCCGATATCCTCTCCTTTAGAAGAGAAAACTTTAGATCCCGAAACACCTCTGGAAGCTCTTCTTTTGCTTCAGAAATCTATGCTTGAGAAGCAGTTAGAGCTCTCATTTGAACGTACAAGCTTCACCGATCTGCCTAAGGAGAAATTGCACATCACATCATCAGGAATTCCAGCTAGGGTTCGAAGGATAAAGGCCAGGAAGAGAACTCAGGGGAAAATGTTATCCACAGAGGAAAGTGAGGGGAAGAAATCTTCACTCAGTACTGTGAGTCCTGAGCTGCTACAAAATCGCTTGATCGGCTATGTGAGAGGTTTGACAAACAATGAATTACTGACTCACGCCCAAGTCGTGAATTTATCTCGAAAGATCAAAGCTGGAATATCCTTGGAGGAACATAAATCAAG ACTGAAGGAAAAACTTGGGTGTGAACCTTCGGATGTTCAACTTGCAAATTCTTTAAGGATGGACCGTTCTGAATTAACATCAAAACTAATTGAGTGTTCGCTGGCCAGAGAGAAGTTGGCAATGAGCAATGTACGCTTGGTCATGTCGATTGCTCAAAGGTATCAGAATATGGGTGCTGACATGGCTGACCTTGTTCAG GGAGGACTGATTGGACTACTCCGGGGAATTGAGAAGTTTGATTCCTCCAAAGGGTTTAAGATTTCAACATATGTTTACTGGTGGATACGACAG GGTGTGTCTAGAGCATTAGTGGAGAATTCAAGAACTTTGAGATTACCTACTCATCTTCATGAAAGATTAAGTTTAATTCGTAATGCAAAACATAAACTTGAAGAGAAGAGGATAACTCCATCAATTGAT CGGATAGCTGAATTTTTGAACATGTCTCATAAGAAAGTTAAGAATGCAACAGAC GCTGCCAGATTTGTGTCATCACTGGACAGGGTTGCCTTCCCCTCTTTGAATGGTCTACCAGGAGAGGCTTTTCATAGT TATATTGCAGATGATTGCATCGAGAATAAGCCATGGCATGGTGTTGATGAATGGGCACTCAAG CATGAAGTAAGCGATCTTATAGACACAACACTCAAAGAGCGCGAGAGAGAGATAATACGTCTCTATTATGGTCTACATGATGAAAGTTTGACTTGGGAAGAAATTAGCAAAAG GTTTGGTTTGTCAAGAGAAAGAGTCCGGCAGGTCGGACTAGTTGCGTTGGAGAAACTAAAACTTACGGCAAGAAAGCGAAGGATGGATGCCTTGCTCGTGAAACACTAG